Within Anolis sagrei isolate rAnoSag1 chromosome X, rAnoSag1.mat, whole genome shotgun sequence, the genomic segment CTCGGCAAGCCCTCCCTCCATGGCCCCATGGCAGTGGTGGGGCCCCCATTGCCCTTGGGGCatgggaagcatgcggggaaggTGGGGCCCAGGTTGGAGGGCGCCGGCCTGCACCACCACAAGCACGTCTTTCACCATGCGGCACATCACCACGGCCCCCTCAAGGGCAAGGAGCCGCCCCCCGCGGAGGCCGAGGGCCCCGTGGGGCGGGTAGTCGGTCCCTTTGGGTGGGGCGTGGAAGGTGCCCACAAGCCCCGGCTCTACGGGGAGAGCGCCTGCCTGGACCCTGCGGCCTACAGGTGAGACATGGGAAAatgcggggagggagggaggcctacTTGAGCTACACCACGACTGCTTCGCCATGTGGGCCCCTCAGGCCTTGGGAGGGGAGGAAGCCTGGCTGGGAGATATGGCCCTGCCTCTTGGCCTTCATCCTCCCCCTCCTCACTCACTTCTCTGCAGCGGCAAAGCCAGCCTCCTCTCCAAGCGTATCGCCAAGAAGGGCGAGGGGGGCAAAGGCGACGGCTATGAAGTCCCTGGGTCACCAGAGGATGTGGAGAGGAACCAGAAGATCCTCCAGTGGATCATCGAGGGTGAGAAGGAGATCAGCCGGCACAAGAAGACTGGCCACAGGTGAGAGCCCTTtggggtgtgtgcatgtgtatgtgtctcCTGGGCCCAATGGCCAGAGCAGGAAAGCGTCCTgttggagagaagagagaaatcgCATGCatgtgcgattggtgggaacgagagacaggaccttatCAGTGGTGGCCCTTGGCTATGAAACCACcttccaagtgaaattagatcctgACCTTTAGGTCCATACCAAGTGGTCTAAAAGTTCTCACCATCATATTCTCCATTTTTGTTCAAATTTTAGCTGTAGCACCAGTCAGGTGTTAAAACTAAGTTTCCCAAAATTTGAGGTGTGGAACTGCAATTGTTCCTGATCTAGACCCCTTTATCTGAAGGGTAGTCAGTGTGAGCACGACATTTAAGAAATGGGCTTTTTGGGGTCTAATAAAATTGAAACTAAAGGTATAAGAATGGCTAGTAAATTGAAATCCTGTGCAGATATTTCTGCTGATTCCAATGAAATTAATTTAGACATTATGGAGGCAAAATCCAGTTGAACAGGTTGACTCAAAAGTGTGCATCAAAATGTGTTGTGACAAATTTTGACCAATGTTTAGACTACAACCTTTTCCATGCAAACAAAGTTGCGGACTTGAAATTTTGACCAAGCATGATGCTTGTGCTGGACATGATACTGCCAGATTTGCAACTATCCAGCATCTTTAACCACCCTGCAGGATCTCTTCAAATCTGGCACTTTCGGCACAAATGGTAAAATCCACCAAAGTtcaaaaccaattatttaaaaatgtCTACCTAAATATGCTTGTGAATACTGTCATCTGAAGGAGAAAATTTTGTTCTACAAGCAGATTGGTTTTGCAATGCAACCATTAAGTATCCATTTACTCAGGTCAAAGTATGTTATATATCACATTGAAACCAGTATCCCCATCACTGTAGGGGCCACACCCGATAGCCATACAGTAACTAGCAGGACCATGAGGATGCAGAAAGCGTAATGCATAGATCCACAAAATATAACATACTTTGACTTGAGTAAAATGGATACTTAATGGTTGCATTGCAAAACAAAAGACATAGATGTGTGACCAAGCATTCAGTGAGTAATCTGTCAACGCAATAAGAAaattatggaatagtgcaatgacaagtTGGAATGACTGCAGACTATGATGCTGAATTCTATGATGTTAAAGTagtggttttaaggttttatgtgtttttaatgattggtttaatgtatatgttcttattttgtgtgtttttggcatcaaatttctgcctatatatgtaagcctcctcaagtcccctatggggttgagaaaTGTGGGGTAGAGATATAGAAAATACATAAATACGTTAGAAAAGGGAATGTGAATGCCTGTAAAGGAAAAACACATGTGAATGGAGCTGAGGGGAGAATCATAGGGCAGCCCATGCCCAATGAATGTCCTCCTCTGGGCACCAAACATGGTGAACCCTCAGCTGGCAAAGAGGGGAGATCCTTTCCGTGACAGCACCAGCATTGCCTTGTATTTGCGGGAGGGGCTATGTTTTGGGGCCATTACCcagtcttctcttccttccctctgtaaAGTTCCTCCGGCGTTAAGAAGCAGCTAGGCCATGAACTGCCGCGGCCAGCCTCCGTGGAGCGCCCCGTGGCTCTGCACCCCTGGGTCAGCGCTCAGCTGCGGAACGTGGTGCAGCCCTCGCACCCCTTCATCCAGGACCCCACCATGCCCCCCAACCCGGCCCCCAACCCCCTGACGCAGTTGGAGGAAGCCCGCCGGagactggaggaggaggagaagcggacGGGGAAGGTCCCAGGAAAGCAGAGGTACAGGCTGGGGCTGGAGGGGGGCTGGTGGAGGGTCTCCACTGGGTTCAAAGAGCTGCCTTCCAGGACCAGAGCGGAGGGCCTTGGGGGCTGCAGTTGGCCTTGGCCCGGCTTCCTTCCCCTCGTAATGGGTGGGAGCGAGTCTCCCTCTGTATGGTCTCGCCCATACAGCCCATGGCACATCTGGAGGGTGCATAGGGAGGGTAGTGAGCATTTATATGTTTAGgttgttttttatattttgaCAAGATGTGTTTTGTTTATCTGTACGGCATTAGatttttgccggatttgtaagccgccttgagtcccctctggggtcaGGAAAGGCAAGGTagaaaagaagtaaataaataatagtaactcTGTGGTGGGCAGAGACCCTGAGTTCTCCGATTCTTGAATGGATGGCTGTGTGCAAATGCTCCCAACAGAAGCCCTAGGATGGTGTCCTGGGTCTCCCCAAGACCTTTCCCTCCCCAGCTCTGTGCTGCTTGTGCTGGGTTTGCCTGGAGGCCTGGCAGGTGGCAAGGGCCCACGCTTcccagatagacagacaggcccCTCGGGGAGCCCCTCCCCTTccctgcccttccttcctcccttctccagggGAGGAAAGCCTAATCTCTGAGGTTGTTCCCCAGGTATGTCCAGGAGGTCATCCAGCGagggcgctcctcctcctcctcggccagACCGGCCTGCCTGCCGGTCCTGAATGTGGTGCCCGCTGTCTCCGACCTGGACCTCTCTACGCCACCCGAGTAtgtgccccctcccctcccctcccctcccctcccctcctgctCTATCCCCccatctgtgtgtgtgagtcCATGTCTGAGTGTTGCTTGGTGGGGCTGGAGGTCCAGGTGGGGCTTTCCAGGCAAAAGAGGGGCTGTTTTGAGGAGGGGTCACCCCGTACTCCCTCCTTCCCCACACACTCCTCCTAGTCCTGGTCCTGAAAGGCAGCTCTATTGGGATCCCTTGTCAGCCAGATGCAGCTGCAGGCCCATTGTTCCAAAACTGATGGGACTCACAGCGCAGCAACTGGTCAGTGTCCTGGTCGTAATGTTCCTCTGCCTTGCCTTTGCCTCCAGGGGGAAGACCCAGAAGCGGCCCCCACCAGCCCCCCAGCCGCCCTGCGACAACATTGTGGTGGCCTACTACTTCTGCGGGGAGCCCATCCCCTACCGGACGCTGGTCAAGGGACGCGTGGTCACCCTGGGCCAATTCAAGGAGCTGCTCACCAAGAAAGGGAACTACAGGTGAGGAACGGGGATGGAAGAGTGGCATCCACCAGAGGGGCCCAATGGGTCCTTACGGGGGGCAAGGTGAAGCCATGGGGCAGGTGGAGGGGTCTCTCCCTGGCCTGTTCTTAGATCTCAGGCATTTCTGGGGTACATTCTCTTTGACTGGACCTACAGCTCCCTCcctcaagggtctggggaacaagccctatgaggagtggcttaaaaagagctgggcatgtttagtctgcagaagagaaggctgagaggagacatgatgaggggcatggatcaaaatgtgaggggaagtcatagggaggagggagcaggcttgttttctgctgccctggagaccaggacacagtggaacaatggcttcaaactacaggaacatgaggaagaacttcctaagtttgagaactgttcaacagtggaactctctgccccagagtgtggtagaaactcctttggagactttttagcagaggatggatggccatctgtcgggggtgctttgagtgcgatttttctgcttcttggcagaatggggttggactggatggcccaggaggtctcttccgactctacgAATCTTATGATTTCCGACTTTCCCCAGGTATTACTTCAAGAAAGTGAGCGACGAATTCGACTGCGGTGTGGTCTTCGAAGAGGTGCGGGAGGACGAGGCTGTCCTGCCCATCTTCGAGGAGAAGATCATTGGGAAAGTGGAAAAGATCGACTAGTGGTGGGGAGATCGGTGGGGTCCCCTAAGAGTTCCTCCTGTTCTGGGGCACTGCAGGGAAGGGCGGCTGATGCTTCTTCTTCCAAGTCTGTTATGAATGGGAAAAACCTGCATGGCACCACTTTCCagaatggggagggagggagggagggaaggaaggaaggaaggaagagggggccTTGTGCACTTTGACCCTTTCCTGCTCTGGGCTTTGTGGGGCTCCCTCCCCATTGCCTCTGCCCTCAAGGGCTTTCCATGGAGGACAGGGCTGCCCTCAGCCTGGGAGGcctggcctttcctttcttcctcttaaaGAGGGCTCTTgaggggattgggggggggggtgtctcactGCTGCATCCCGCCCCCCATCTGCATTTGCTTCACTGAGTGCCTTCAAACCACAcagctctctcctcctcctcctcctcctcttcctcctcctcctgggtcCGAAGAAGAGGCTGACTGGccgcttcctcccttccttctgggaGGGGTTTTTAATGCGCCTGACCTGTCCGTCCGTCCCGGAGGGGAGAGGTCTTCTTcgtttcccctgttttctgatggGGCTTCGGCTGTAAATATGTACATTTTGTAAGCAAAGCATCAGCTGCCAGCGGTTGGGCAGTTGGCGGCTGGTGCCTCCAGGACATTTTTCACACCTCGACTTGTACAATTTTATCTTTTGAAAGGtacttggataataataataataataatgataatggaatAAAACCCCATGTTTGAAGGGTTGCCCTCCGCGTTTGCCTTCATTGGTGCCCCTTTCCGTTTGCTTCTATGTGTGGTCATGAGGGTGGGGGTCCCCGGAAGAAAGGAAGCGGTGGAGCCGTATCTTTTGCCAGAGGGGTGGGTTTTATAGGTTTGTTCAGTCTTTACAACTCAACTTTTGGCTCTGGAGGCTTCGCTTGGCTCTCCTCCTTCAGCTCCTCTTTGGGGGCCTCCTggaaaataagaataagaataagaaaaacCACCAATATCATCAAAGCCACAACTGAAAAGTctacgacagatcccaagtgtagactttgcaaggaagcagactaaactatagatcacatcctcagctgctgcaagaagatcgtgcagacagactacaagcagaggcataacaccattgctcagatgattcattggaacttgtgccacaaataccatttgcctgcgacaaagaactggtgggatcataagccagaaaaagttacaaagaacgaacacgtcaaactactgtgggacttctgaattcagacagacagagttttggagcacaatattcctgatctcacgattgtgttaaaaaacaaagtatggattgtcgatgttgcaatcccaggtgacagcaggactgaagagaaacaactggaaaagctgacacaatatgaggatttaaagatcgaactgcaaagactctggcacaagccagtcaaggtggtcccagtggtgatcggcacactgggtgcagtgcctaaagaccttggcctgcacttaaacacaatcagcgctgacaaaattaccatctgccagctgcaaaaggaaaccctactgggatctgcacacattatttgtcgatacatcacacagtcctagacacttgggaagtgtctgatgtctgatctaatacaacagccagcagagtgaacttgtttgctgtgtactaatcttgttatgtttcaaataataataataatatttttatttttgtattccgcctccatctccccgaagggacttggggcagctggGCAGCTTGCACATGGCACAAAGtggtttgttgggggggggggtgccgaCACTTACCGGGGGCTCCTCTTTGGGAGGGGTTTCCCCCCGGTTTTCCAGGAACATTGAGAGGCTCTCTAGGTCTCTGTCACCCTGGTACTCTGTCATCTATGGGGCAGAAAGGAGAGCGCATCAGATCCTTGCCCTCATAtatacctctccccccccccccctcagcaaTCCAAGCGCTTGGGCctacctctcttccttttccagcAGGGAAGTAGTAGAGCGTGGGGAAGGCGCGGATAGGCAGCCCTGGCACCTCGTTGGCCGTGGCGTCCATCTCGGCAATGAGGATGTCCTGCCGGTCCTGGAACCTCTGGCCCAGCTGCTCCCAAGCGGGCGCCATGGCCTTGGAGTGGGGGCACCAGGGGGCATCTGGGGTGGACACAAGCGCAGGCCCTTCAGTGAGACCCTCCCTCGGCTGCCTCTCACTCCATGGGACCATTCTATGGATGAGGGACTACAAGACCCATCATCCTCTGTTGGCTGAGGGTGTTGTGGGGACCTGCCCCACAAGGGGCAGCACCACTGCTCCCATTTCCCCTCACAGtcaaggattccccccccccccccaccaacaccATTAGGGGTTCCCATTGGGTACAGCAAATGAGTGACCACTTACAGAACTTGACGAAGACATCCTTGCTCTCATCCAAGGCCACCTGCTCAAAGGTCTGCCCCACCAAGGTCTTCACTGGCCGCTGGTCCCAGTCGCTTGGGGGCTCCTCGCTCATGAAGTAGGGCTGAAGGATGGAGCCGAAGCAGAGAGTTGGGGCAAAGTCCCAGAGCGCCCCACAAATGACGGAGGCAGAAGCACAAAGAGGCAAATGCCCTCAAAAACTGGAGCTCTTTTCTTGCCCCGGtctccaaacccccccccccccacaccattttaactgcccccCACCTGGACTCTGCTCTCCAGCACATCCTGGCAGAAGGTGTTGATGGTATTTGCGGAGAGGCCCTGCCCTTCCTCAATGTCCAAGGAATACTTCTGGTTGGTCTCGATGTGAATGAACCGAAGGGCAGGGACCTGATGGCTCTTCAGGCCGAAGAAGTGGAGCAGGCTGGCCCCATCCCCACCGACATCAGCCACCACAAAGAGCACCTGTGAATAGGAGGGGACAGCCTTGAGGCCCTCTGCTGGCaacctcaaccccccccccccccggggcggctcgtccattatgcaaagtaagcagtcgcagaacacttttttgccaggggtgcagaggcgcctctgtaaatgcccctcgaccaccacttgaggagcgccccctcagctcacagcagccctagcagtccggggggagccttggctttcttgccttgctgccaggcgatcatcttcccaaaggggctgggcccttgagctgtgcctagcccctctcattcctgctccacctggccaccgggtgcgcgagcaaagccggtgctcaatcgttctccatgttcgatcccttccccatgaccagctccctttcccgatcccccggctctCCACCcgcctctcctcctctccccaatccgtgggtgggccaaggggcggagccgccacacctggcccgcttcgggtccagaggcatgcctgaagaccccagcatgcacaccaagtcgcctcttctcctgactttctcttcagccattgggaccaagagagagagagagagagaccctccggctgaaggtatctcccacctccgctccctcctttgtttttgcgcctaccttcgggaaaggtgggcatctccacctctctctctccctcccccccctctctctcttggtcccaatggctgaggagaaagtcaggagaagaggtgacttttgatgCACAcgtcggggtcttcaggcacgccttcggacccaaagcgggccaggcaagggagcaagcgtagttactgggatgcatagttcatctacaatcaaagagcattctgaactccaccaatgatggaattgaaccaaatatggcacacagaactcccacgacaaacagaaaatatatatcaatgattggttggggggggggggtgccaaaatgcttaccgttgaaaattacctagggccggctctgccccccccccccacctgtcaGGCAAATAAGCATCAAAGCCATACCCTTCTCAAGATGAGAGGGCTGCTAGACAGTTGCTGATGTTGAGGATTGGGTCCTCATTGGCCATCCCATATCCCCACTgtacagactggttcaagattgggaaagagtATGGtggggttgtatcctctcacccaacctattcaacttgtatgcagaacacatcatgcgacgtgcggggcttgaggaatgcaaggctggagttaaaattgctggaagaaacattaaccttagatatgcagatggcacCACATTGATGGCCAGAAGCGAGGAGGAGCCaaggagccttctcaccaaggtgaaagaaggaagtgcaaaagctgggttgcagttaaacataaaaaaaccaagattatggcaacaagaatgattgacaactgggaaacagagggagaaaacatggaggccggacagactttgtatttctaggtgcaaagaagactacagatgcagactgcacccaggaaatcagaagacgcttacttcttggtaggagagcaatgaccaatctcgataaaatagtgtagagatatcacactggcaacagagatccgcatagttaaagcaactgtattccccatagtaacctatggatgggagagctggaccataaggaagactgagcaaaggaaaatagatgcttttgaactgtggtgttggagaggaaaattctgagagtgccttggactgcgagaagatccaaccagtccatcctccaggaaataaagcccaaccgctcattggagggaaggagactagagacaaagttgaagtcctttggccacatcatgaggagacagcaaagcctagagaagacaatggtgctggggaaagtggaaggtaaaaggaagaggggccgaccaagggcaagatggatggatggcatccttgaagtgactggactgaccttgaaggagctgggggtggtgacggctgacagggagctctggcgtgggccggtccatgaggtcatgaagattcggaagtgactgaacaaataaacaacaaatcctCACTGTAACAGTAACACATTAGCTGGGGAGAGCAGCGAAGGGGGGGATCTCACCTGGTCCCGGAAGGTGGGGGCCGCTCCCCGGAAGCCTTCCAGTAGTCCCGGATGGGGCCCCTCTGTCTTGTTGAGGAAGAGTAGCAGGTGGTTGGGGACCTTGGCTCCAAATATCCTGGAAGAGTTCTGCGGAGGAAGGGTTGGGGGACAGGCTGAGCCTGCGTGCCACTGGTGGGGGGAGGCACCACATCCCTCCCTGCCCCAGGACCCCCTCAACTCAGAGAAGCAATGTTTCCCTGCTTCTAAGACCTGGTTTGTGAATTCCACCACCGGCTCCAGACTTTGCACTACAAGGAAGTGAGCCAACTCTGTCTCATCCAGGCTCAGCTCCTCGTCAACGGGGAAATCCACTCTGGGGACATCACTGCCCTCCGTGTCCTGGGGGGAGGCGCAAAGAGAGAAGGACCTTTAGGAGGAGGGAGGCCAAGGTTCCCATCCAAAGCAACGCCATTCACAGGGGACACCAGCCTCACCATCCGCCGGAAGAGGGCCACCGTTTCCCCCAAGACACCGTATTTATGGAAGAGGGCTGGGCGGTCAGTGAGGGCCACGGCCACAATACCATCGTCCATATCGTCGGCCACCTTGCAGAAGAGGCGCGCCTCCTGACCCTCAGGGTCCTGAAAGAAGGGCAGCTGAAGAGTGAGCACATGCTCCTTGTTCTCCAGAGACTAACATCATTGGCTCCCAAAGGTGGCCATCATGGCCCCAGGGTGTAGAACTCACGTGGAAGAATCCGATGGCAGACACTGGATGGGCACCCAGGAAGGCTGTGACCTCCTCCTCCGCGGTGAGCAGTGGAGCGCTGGGTCTGGCCTTCCGCTTCATCCAGGCCACAATTGCCTCAGCCTCCCTCTCACCTGGACAAAAGGTCAGGGATCAGTGGGGCTCCACGGAGGGCAGGTGCTGCAGTGGGTGCTCACAGGTCAGGGGGACCCTCACCTTTGTAGTCTATGGGGTGGCTGCGGTCACCCTCCCGGAAGAGCTTGAAAGTTGGGAACCCAGCGACGCCAAACTCCTTccgcagctccagctcctgcgttCCGTCCACCGAAGCCAGCCTCAGGGCGCCACCGGACCCTTCCTCCTTCAGCATGACAGCCGCCTTGGAGTATTCGGGGGCCAGCGCCTGGCAGAGGTCGCTCCAGGGGGCATCTGGCAGAGAGAAGGGGCCACCCCAAAAGAGGCACTGGGAAGCAGGGCATGGCAGTAGGGGGAGGGGGCATGGTGCCAGGCTTGGGCCCAGGAGCCACGCAGGCACTGTTTGCATGGCTCCTGACCCTGCAATGCTTCAGAGGCTGTTTGCTTTTCCAAGGTGCCCCTGATACGCCTTCGTGGCGCTGAGTGACTGCCTGACTCTTGACGGTAACGGCATTAAGGAGTGGTCTTTAGGAGAAGGACCAGATCCCGAAGGCAGCAGCAGGCACAGTCGCTCCCACCCCAGTGACCCCTCAtaaagagatgggggggggggagagaatgatGCAGACCAACCCCTCCTttgctcccacccccctctgccccTTCGCCCACTCACGGAAAAGCACCAGGAGCAGCCGGTTCTCCTGCAAGGCCTGTGCAAAGCGCTGCTTGTCGAGGACCAagacctcttcttcctccttctcctctttgagGTCAGGTTCTCCAGGGAGGGCTCCCCCTTCGCTGGGCCCTGGCTGTCCCTCTGTGGGAGTCTGCCCCTCCTGAGTGGCTGCCCCTCGTACCCAAGACAGGGCCAGGCATGGGATCAGCATCAGTATCATCCACTCAGGCAAGTGGCCCATGGTGGAGGCAACCCAGAAGGAAAGGTGCCCAAGGAGCTACTGGAGCCAGGAGACGCCAGGAAATGATGGGAGGGGCCCAGATAAGGCTCACCTGCAgcccctcccttcacccccacCCCGCCCCATAGATTCTTCTGGCTCTTTGCGACCCGCTGCTCTCTTCATTGGAAGGACAGAAGTGGGAACTAAATCCTTGGCCTGCATTTCTTGGGGGAAAGGGTCCCCttgaaagttggggggggggcctCTGGGCTCTGGaccaggttgtggcgcagctagttagtagccagctgcattaaatcactactgaaccaagaggtcatgagttcgaaaccagtccgagttggagtgagctcccaaccattaatagtctagcttgctgttgacttagctcgaaagacagttgcatctgtcaagtaggaaatttaggtaccgctttatgcaggcaagctaatttaactaatttacgacaccataaaaccttctagCAGCATGcacaagaatgaggaagtactcaatcaaGGACTCGGTATttcaagtggacagtgaagcagcggctccccctgtggccagaatcgagcatacccacatgaagccagaaagctggaatgttaaattgtctctatgtctgtctatatatgttgcatgtctaagtggcattgagtgtttgccatgtatatgtgcattgtaatccgccctgagtcccctgtggggtgagaagggcggaatataaatactgtaactaaATAAATGGATTTGTCCCTGCCAGCCATGAAACACAATCTCCCGCTTTCCTGTTTCATATGGGAATTTGGGGAGTTGCAGAAGGACACCTTccaaagagccccccccccccccaaggcggCACTTTCCTTGACTCCTGCTTCATTCATCCCTTGTGCTTTGGTTGACCTCTGACCCTTGGAGTTTCCTTCCAGAACGGA encodes:
- the LOC132782043 gene encoding protein disulfide-isomerase A2, with the translated sequence MGHLPEWMILMLIPCLALSWVRGAATQEGQTPTEGQPGPSEGGALPGEPDLKEEKEEEEVLVLDKQRFAQALQENRLLLVLFHAPWSDLCQALAPEYSKAAVMLKEEGSGGALRLASVDGTQELELRKEFGVAGFPTFKLFREGDRSHPIDYKGEREAEAIVAWMKRKARPSAPLLTAEEEVTAFLGAHPVSAIGFFHDPEGQEARLFCKVADDMDDGIVAVALTDRPALFHKYGVLGETVALFRRMDTEGSDVPRVDFPVDEELSLDETELAHFLVVQSLEPVVEFTNQNSSRIFGAKVPNHLLLFLNKTEGPHPGLLEGFRGAAPTFRDQVLFVVADVGGDGASLLHFFGLKSHQVPALRFIHIETNQKYSLDIEEGQGLSANTINTFCQDVLESRVQPYFMSEEPPSDWDQRPVKTLVGQTFEQVALDESKDVFVKFYAPWCPHSKAMAPAWEQLGQRFQDRQDILIAEMDATANEVPGLPIRAFPTLYYFPAGKGREMTEYQGDRDLESLSMFLENRGETPPKEEPPEAPKEELKEESQAKPPEPKVEL